ACGGTAGTGAATTGCACACACAGAAATATACGAAACTAACTCCAGACATTCCGACTGCGCTTAAGACAAGGCGAATCCATAAGCGAGTTAAGAATCATGGCCGATAATACAGGGTAGGCCTAGTTTCGACCAACGGTGTGTCGAAATCGCCTTATTCACAATCCCACCGAAATACATCAATCAGGGTAGTGAACTCATACCTTAATGTCTTGCTAAGAGACTCATTATCAGTGTTTGGCTGTCTTTCCAGGCTCCGGAGCTGATCTATGGGCGGAAGCAAGTAAGTTTCCCATCTCGCTCGGCTCACTACTTGCATAGCAACGCAGTATATAGTCCACACTCTCTGTGGGCTTTCGCCACATTGCCCCCGTCATCAACGATCGTGCTAGCATCCAACCTATGTTACAGAAAGATTTAAAACTACGCTTGACATGTGCTTGGCAACAACTTGATCGCACGAAAGGAAAGCTCTCATCTGGTATTGCGAATCATTCAAAGCTGACAACTACGATGTCAGTCAATATTAAGGCTGCATAAGCGCACCAAGATAGACAGTGGTTGGGAATACTCACACTTCCGGAGAATTTGTGATCTCTTCAAACACCTGCAGAATCTCAAAGCCCATTGCCAGCAATGGCTCATTTGCGTCGTCCACGACCTGCATAGGTTAGATGTAAGTCTTTTTTCTAAGGCGCGTATACATACCCAGCTgaccaaggccctcgaggccttGTGGCTTTTGCATTGGCGCACTCCCATGAGCGCTAGTCCCTGTAGAACTAATGTTGACTGTGGAGCCAAGGGTACGATAGGGGCGATGATGCCCCCAACATCATCCGTATGAGATGAGAGCGGGGGTACATAGGTGATCAAAGCGCTGTTTTGACGGCAGATGATGACCGTCCCGATTAGATTGCCGGCCGGATCCTTGGCTCTCACGATGCCACATGACTTATTTTCGCCTAGTGCGTACTTGTAAAGCTCAAGCACCTCGGGGTTGGCGTTCGTCCGTACATGGTGAAGAACGCTATCCGCGTTCTCCAAGCCATGGATGAGGTCAAAGCTGATACTAGCTCGTTGAATGGTTTGTAGCAGCCCCTCTGGAACGAGCCAGTTGCCCAGGTCCTTAATGACCATGTTCGTCAGCTTGCGAGGAAACTGCGTATCCCAGCCGCTATTGGCGAACCAGTCTTTGACGGTACTGAGTTCGAGGTTAGAAGGAATGCCTAAGAAGACTCCAGGGAATGGCATGCCAAGCTGAACTTTCTTGATGCCTCGTTGCTGGCCCAGGCTCTTCAGCGCACGTCGATGAAGTGATCGGCCCACTGACATGCCCCGTTTTCCAGGGTCCACGAAGATGGCGCCTAGAATGCCGACCCCAGACGTAAAGTAAGTAGCGGCAAAGCCGTATAGAGCCTGCGTGCTACTATTTCGCACCACAAAGTGGGCCTCTTTAATAGATGCGATGTTCAGTTCAAACGAGGCCGGCGTTGTGGTTTTGAGAAACTCGAGATCGGGGGCGGTCGCTCGGTGGACTGCACGAAGCAAATCGGAGAGACCCTTGGCGTCCCGTGACCGATCGTATTCCTCCACCAGCCAGTGCTGTCTCGACTTGAGGACCTTTTTGCTCTTCCGCAGTGTGCCTGGCATGGTCCCTACAGGAGGATCAATTTCTCCTACCAGTACACGGACCAGCGCAGACATGGCATTCTCGGTGAAGTCAAAGGTGCAGATGTAGGTACCAATCGACTTGTCCATGGCAAAATCGTAGGGCGAGCTGACGGCAACCACAATGAGTTGCTTCTTGTTGCCCCTGCTCCTATGCATGGAGCACATCATGTCGACGTGCTTGGTGAAGCCGGCCTGATATAGATTTCGGTTTGCATCTGCCGTTACGATGATGATGCAAGATGCCCTGTTGATCAGGTTTTCGTGCACAGGCCTTACGCCGTTTGCGGTATAGCTTGTGTGCAATAGCTTCTCATTGCGGTAGCGGGCAAGGTTTTTGCCAAACTCCCGAAAGACTCCCTCGCCACTCATGATCACACCTTTCTCTCGCTGATGGACCCAAGCGTCGTGATTCGTCGGCCGGCTCGAATAGCTGTTCTTTGCGTCGAGAAGATTCTTGGTCATGGATGacgccggcagcggcttcaCCAGCGGCGTAAGCAGGAGAAGCTCCTCACCAGGATGCATTGAGTTTGAGAGTGGCAGGAGTTTCTCCTTGTCCCTAATGACGGCGATGGAGTCGTCATACGCCTTTCTGGACAAGGTGAGATGGGAAGGGTGGAGTTGAGAAAGTAGAGAAATCCCGGGAGGGTTGAGAGCCTTGGCCCAAGACGTGCActgggccttgagcttcAACACCCGGCGTAACGAGGTAAAAATCCTCTCCTTGGTCACGATGCCGTTCTCGTAGCCCAGCCGGAGACCCTTTATGGCCTCGAGCTGAACATCATAGGCTCGGCAAAGAAGAACAAGATCACATCCTGCCTCCACAGCCATAACGACGCCGTTCTGGACGCCCAGGTCGTGACTGAGAGCCTCCATCTCCAAGCATTCAGAAATGGCAACGCCTTTGAAGCCGAGCTCATTCCGGAgaaggtcgtcgacgacctggtcTGAGAGACAGGCATGGCTCACATTCATTGACGGGTTTGAGATGCCACAGCCACCCACAAACATGCCATCGAGCTGGCCGGACGCAATGGCATTTCGGAAAGGTACCAAGGCACTCAGGCTTAGCTCTTCCAGTGTCTGAGTAATGATGGGGACATCAAGGTTCGACCCCAGGAAGTCGAGGTTGCCGTACGATGGGAAATGCTTGCCGCAGGTAGCGATTCCGGCATCCCGTATGCCTTTCAGCGCAGCAAGGCCATACTGTGAGACTTCTTGAGGATCATCGCCCGTTGCCCTGACACCAAGCGGCTGATATCTGGCGTTGTTGAGCACGTCTAGAACGGGACCCAGCATCAGGTTGACGCCGCACGCGGAGATTTCGAGAGCGGTGGCTTTAGTGGTCTCATAAGCCAGGTCGGCGCGCCCAGTGGCTGCGATACCCATGGCGCTGGGGAACTGGCACACATAGTCCTCATCGAAGAGACTGTTGACACCTCCGTTCTCCTGGTCAAGAGCAATGAGCAGAGGCTGAGGGTGTCCAGCATTCTTTGCGATAGTTTGGAGCTCCTGAACCAGCCTGGTGGTCTGCTGGGCGGCTATGATGACGGAAAGTCAGCAAGGCAAATGCAGGCTCACAGCAAAGCAAAGACAGAGACATGAGACATGATTTGGTGTCTCGGTGCCGCTGAATCGGCATCAATGAACGAGGGATTTAGGAAGAAAGCAGCATACACTTGAGATTTTTGGCGGTAAGAATGATGGAGCCGAGGTGATGGTCCTCGATGAGGCTTCGGATTTGGGGCGTCACCTCGGTCCCATCCCAGCCCATGATCAGTGTCTGACCGATGGCCCTATTGATACGGGTCAGCCCCGTAGGTAATCAGCTGTATAGATACCAGATCAAGCATGATAACGGATGAAACCAAGACGCGGTATCGACCGCATGCACAGGGTCGACAAAACATACCAGTCGAGGTTCTGCCATAGTGGGTCCAGATCACTATCCGCGTTGGAGTTGGAGGCCATGGTGGGAAGATGCCGACGATGGACGAGCTATCTCGGGTCGGAGGGCATAGCAGCACTTGCGATCAGTCGGGAAGCCACGGGGTCGGAGTCTTGCCGTGCCGGCCGGCTGAGGGCACTGCTTCGTTGACGTTGATACCTCCTGCTTGCACTCGGGCGTTGAGAGGGGGCGGTTTGCTCGTGCAAGGTGGTCGTCGCACTCACTCTCTTCGCTCCTGCTTAGTTAGACGGGCTGGCAGGCTCGCCTGCTAGTCGCGATAGCTGGGAAGGAGCCAAGCCGGCATAACGTCGGCTAACGAGACCAAAAAGAGACAGGTTGGGGGCCTGGCTTGTTTGGGGCCTGGGGGTCTGGGGGTCTCCGCGCTCAGTACCAAGTACGGGAGCTCACAGCtggcgaggggggggggccggctGTGCTGGGGTGGAAGGAACAGTGCGGTACAGCTGCCATCACCCATTAGCAATAGAACCTTGGGGGCGTCGGGTCCTGTCAAACCCACTGAAAGTCGCCAACTCCTCCGTGAACGGAGTCCCGGGTCACCTCCATCTGACATGAGGAGGCTTCGGCAGGCGGGGATGAACGGCAAGAATGGGTCCTGCTCCATTCATCTGCCATCGTGCAGCTGGCACATTCATCACCACCTCAATGGCAGTCTGCAACTCCGCGACCCACGTGTGGCCTGTGCACGCCCAACCCAGCCAGAGGCTTGCTTTGCTTGCTCTCCACTCCCCTGCACCCCGCTGGGCACAACCTTGGAAGCGTCGATGGAAAGTTCGCCagcagaaggggggggggaggggtggtTGCGGGCTCCCCATCCTCCCGTCCACATCGTCCATCGCACCAGCAGAGTCTGACTctggcacgccgccgccgccgccgccgccgccgccgccgccgccaacggcaacaagTCAACGTTACATGGGGGTCACACCAGGCGTGTCCCGCGGGCTGGGGCAGCGCCGTTGCATCAAACAGTTTCTGATTGACGCCCAGCAACCGGCCATGAGGGCGAAGGGATGTCCACAGGGAGGGCCCCCGTGGGATGCAGGTCTGCGTTCCAAGGAATCGAGGAATGCCGCACCCTCGCTATCACTGATCGAGTAGTcccggcgcctccgcccatcgccagcctACTCACCTCAAGGTCGCTCATGATGCCCCCCGTGGTGGCCGACTCCACCCGGCAGCCAACCGTGGGCCGTAGCATGGCACCGTGACAGCGACGATGGCCAGACAGCAAGGTTttccctcgcctcgccgaTGCTTGTCACTTGTCGCTGCTACCACGCGCCGCTTTGCCGCCCCATTCCCGGCCGGCGTCAAGgttgcgtcgccgccgggagGGGAGGATCCAGCATGATGGAATGAGGTCTTCGTAGTACTAGTATTGGCCGAGTCGCCTCCATCGCGCGAGTGAAGCTCGTCTTGATCCGTTCGTGGATCACGGACTGCCACCGTTGTGCTCTTCTCTAATATCGTAGCTGACAGAGGACACGGCGTCCTACTTTTAACGCCTGCCTCGActttcgccgccgtcacctgCGTCCTCCCGCGATACCCGAACATACCGCCATCAGCCACCATGCCTATCGCGTTGTCGCCAACGACGCAGCCGCGCAACGGGCTCACCAAATTTACCAACTGCCGGCTCGTCAAGGGCGACCGGCTCGTCAACGAGGACCTCTGGGTCAGCTCGCAGACGGGCAAGATCATTCATAGCCAGGCCACCTTCTACGACGACCTCAACCTGCCCGATGCGACCATCGACCTTGgcgggcgcatcgtcgccccggGTATGATTGAATGCCAGCTCAACGGCGCCTTCGGTTTCAACTTTTCaacgctgctcgacgacatgtcGCAGTACGGCAAGAAAGTCAAGGAGGTCAACCGCTTGATGATCCAGACGGGCGTTACCTCATACATCCCCACCATCACCAGCCAGCGCCCTGAGCTGTATCAAAAGGTAGCATTTCCCGAAGGGACAACCCTGGCCAGGTCGCCCTGCGGCCCTGACCttgatggagggagggggggcaagaTGCTACCAAAGCCGTGGAACTCAGTCGCTGACACCACCTTCGCGCATGCAGGCACTTCCGTTCCTCGGCCCTTCGGGAAGCCGGCGTATTGCAGATGACGGGGCTGAATCGCTGGGCGCCCACTGCGAGGGTCCCTTCCTCAATCCGACCAAGAACGGCGTCCACAACGTCGACGTGCTCATCGAGGCCCAAGATTTCTCAGACATCGAGGCCTGCTATGGCGCCGAGAACCTCAGGCCGCAGACGCCCGGGGGCACGATACCCATCAAGATGGTCACGGCAGCGCCGGAGCGCGGGCAGATGATGAAGCTCATTCCCGAGCTGGCGTCCCGCGGCATCATCTACTCCATCGGCCACTCGGAGGCGACGTACGAgcaggcgtcgtcggccgtgggcCAGGGCGCCACCATGATCACGCACCTCTTCAACGCCATGCGTCCGTTGCACCACAGGAACCCAGGCATCTTCGGCGTCCTGGGCCTGGCCGAGAGCCTGCCCCGGCCCTACTTTGGCATTATTTCGGACGGTATTCATCTGCACCCTACGACCATCAAGATCGCCTTCAACGCGCACCCGGATggcttcatcctcgtcacgGATGCCATGCACCTCGTCGGTCTGCCCGACGGTGCTTATCCGTGGACCAACGGCGAGCAAACGTGTAACATTATCAAGAAGGGCtccacgctgctgctcgaagGCTCCGAAACGATTGCGGGCAGGTAAGTTCAAGCTTGCCCCCCTGATCCTTGTGCTACTAGCCGCATACAGGCAGGGTCGCTAACAACCGTGCAGCTCCATCACGCTCCTCGAGTGCGTCAACAACTTCCTGCAGTGGTCTGGAACCGACATTCCCCAGGCCCTCAaggccgtgacggcgacgcccgcggccatgCTGGGTTTCCAAGGCGTCAAGGgcacgctcgacgccgacgccgatgccgacctcGTCATCTTCTCCGAGGACACATCCAACGGCTGCagccagctcgtcctcgacgaggtctGGAAGTTTGGCACGAGGCTGTACCGCAGCGGCAAAATTGCCATGTGAAGTGCCGGCAGCAGAGAAGCATCCTTGATCGACCACAAACAAAACACAGATGCGGCGAAGCACTCGCGGAACCAATCACGTAGAATGTATGATCGCATGACGACTCTGACACGGCAGCAAGACGGGCTTGGTGCTTCCTTGATTTTTCACCACCATTATCATCTGATTAGCGGCGCATTTGCATGGGGCGGTCATCATCTTAGTAGTAAATACGGAGTATACcagagagaaaaaaaaggggcGTCTAGGGCGCACGAGACGTGAAGGCCTTGGGGAACCATGTTCAATAGACAAGAGAGGCGTTCTTTTGGGGATATCCGAAGTTTGGAACATGGCTGAATAGTGAAGAGACATGTTGGCGCCACGGCTGCTGACGGCTCGCCTGGTGCGACGCGCCGGGGGTCCTTGGATCCTTGTTGGCTGGATGCGGGGAGATTTGCATGACTGCTTGCTCCTTGACGGTTCCAGGCGAGCCGCCAAGCCTCGTGCACTTCTAGAACTTGCCGGGCCGGCGCGTCAGACCATGGCAGGGCCGTCGGCGCTTACAACAATGTAATGTAGGTAGTACAAGCATGCACGCGCGGTGCGTATTACTGGGGGCTGATGCCGTGGCAGCTCTCGAACCGACCCGTGAAGACCAGGGGCGATGTGGAggcgcgtcgacggctactacgaagtacgtacatgAATTGATTGCTCTTGAAAGTCCGGGGTAAGGGAAGCTCATCACGAGCGAGGGACGGTTTGCTGCAGGGAGGGCCCGGCAAATCAACAAGGAATCAGGGTCGACAGCGCGCCACGACGCATCGACCCCGGCATAGAGGACGGCTGGAGGCTCTGACGATGACCGCTTGCGGGTCATGGTGAAAGGCATGGAGGGTGTCTGACCGACCTCCCGGACGTCCGTCCAGCTTTCTCCAACGAAGACACGAAcgtggcagcggcgtcgacagtTTGCGGGGAAGTGGATGATAGGCTGGTGGCGACCGCGAGGCTGGTGCCATGAGATAGCTTCCTGGGGCACCTTGGGGGTcgcatggcctcgtcgtgcgtCCAGCCGGTAGGAAGACGATGCTGGTTCGCGCTGGATGGGACGGCGGGGGACGACGCCTGGGCCCGTcctgcccgcggccgccaacgcgccgccaccctcatCATCCGCCATCCCGTCGTGATCCATGCCATGGCATCCAGCGTGCACCCACTATCCCGCCAATCTCTCCGCCTCCGCTCCGGCCGGCCATctatccatccatccgtccatccatccagcgACGGCGCGATATCTTGGCCTGCCTTATGGGCTGGGAGGGGGACAAGACCTGCGCTACCTTGCAATCACCTACCCCAACTAGCGACACCAACTTCGGTACTGGCTCTATCAGGCCCCTGCAATTTGGggcgccccccctccccctcccctcttgGCGAAGTGGGCGGGCTTGATTTCTCTATCAGCGCGCGTGCCAGCGGGCAGGGTCGTCTTCTAGGGTTATGTAGAAATTGTGGGAGCGAGCGTCGGCAGCTCGTTCGTCCGCGGGAGCATTGTGCcagggcgtgcgcgcgtgtgtCGGGGTTCGTGAGCCCAGGCCCTTGGGCTTGGTGGCGTGACTGAGGTCCAGGCTCATGTTCAAGGTGTGCGCGTTGGATGGAAGTGCATAAAGTAAGGTAGGTAAACTGTAGGTTGGTACAATATGGTAAGGTAGGTGGTTTATTATACTGGCACTGgtgcagtacagtacatTTTCAGTGACAAGTCGTTACTTTAGTAGTACTAAGGTTGTTGGCATCCAATCTGCCCGCCCAGGTTTGGtaacgccgtcgccgtcgccgccgccgtcgccaacgcccaccacccacttTCTCGTCTGCAGGTGACAGGAGGCCAGGGAAGAGCAatcctcctccatcctccttccccgtccccctcctcctcctcctcctcctcctcctcctcctcctccccccccggccggctggctggcagacAGGTGCAGGTGGCCACCCCCAGAGGCCTGCAGAAGCGCCACCGCCCGattccccctccctccgcccGAGCAGCCAATCcccggccggcgcccgccccagaGCGATGCGTCCATCCCCCCCCAGCGCAAAAGTGGCCCTATGCCTGTGCCAGCCTTAGCAGGTTAGCAGCCCGTCCTGGGGTGCGTGCTCTTCCACAATTCTGCGTCCACCCTGCCTGGAACCACAGAGAGGCTTCCGTCCATGTTCCATCCGTCCACTCAAGTCTCTGTCGACGACCTCCACATTTGCACCGTGCTGGACCGCACACTCGACTCTCTCCTcatccagccagccagccagcccgacCCTTACCGTGACGCTTGCTTGACCCTACTTCATGCCACCAGACCAACCTGCCGCGATCGCATCGCTCCGCACCCCGATCCTCGGTACCTGATCCCGTCTCGCTGTCctctcatcgtcgtcgtcaaaccTCTTCGTCAGCCCTCAGCCGACGCCCAAGTGCCGAGTGTCAGCATTCGTTCTTtcgcacccgccgccgccggccctcATCGACGTCTGCATCCTTCGCCCAACAGAGGACAACCCCCCTGCGCCTGCGATCGCTCCTGGCAGCAAACCGCCACTCCCGCCTCATACGTCCCCCGCGTGTGGTGttgacggcgggcggacAATGCCATGGCCACGTTCAACTCTATGCCGGCCATGTCAGCATCTGGCGCCGCGGACACCATGACCATGaacaacggcaacggccagcccatggccatggagCACTTCGAGCAAGACCTCAACTTCGATGAGGCCCTCCTGTGAGTACCCCTCACTCGCCACCTCGTGCGAGCTAGCTACGAAGCGACTGGACCACATGGCTGACGCGCTTTCGTGAATTGTAGTGACGGCGGTGCCCTGGCTCCTCTTCCCTTTACCCCAGCATACGACTTTGACAATTTTGCGACGACATTTGAAGATCCCTTTGCCTATTCTGCGCGCGCTTTCGAAGCCCCTACGAACCATGATGCCGTCAATGAGGAGGCCTCACCCCAGGAGTTGGACAACAAGCTCCTAGGCTTCTCAGAACCAATCCGCaacgtcaccgtcgtcgacgatgccggcaaCATTTCGGACACGCATCTGAGCGCTGAGCTCTACGGCATGTTTTTCGTGGCCGAGGATGTGTTTGGTGGCGAGACTACCGGCCGGCCGCTTGAACTGACCTGCTATCGGCGCAATCTCTGGCAGTGCTCCGGCCTGGTAACACTTCCCAGAGCCATATCCCATGTAGTAGATGAACAGGGCCGCCAGTTTCCGATATTCGAGCTGTCTGCGTCCATCACAGCTGTGGAGTCCATCGAGGGCAAGCCGACAGAGATCATCTCGATACCCTGGAAGAGTGCCAATCCTCAGGGTGGTgaggaggccaaggtcgCCTCGGCCCCGCCCCATGTCCCTTTGGATCTGACTGCGGCGCAAGAAATCGATGCTACTCGTCTGTCCCTGCCTGTGGCTTGGAAGCGACTGCAATTCAAGCATGCTACTGCCAACAATGGCCGGCGGAAGGGCCTGCAGCAACATTACGTGGTCCAGATTAATCTTCTCGGCAAGACTAAAACTGGCGAGATCATCAAGATTGCCGAGATTCAGTCCGGACCTGTCATTGTCCGCGGTCGGAGTCCGCGCAATTTTGACAGCAGGAGAGATGTGCCACTAACAGGCGAGAAGCGCTTGGAGCGAAAGAACACGGCGAGTTCGGACAACGCTAACCTCAAGATGGAACGGGAAAATCTGCAGGCAACCATGCAGAGATATCAGTCTA
This sequence is a window from Purpureocillium takamizusanense chromosome 8, complete sequence. Protein-coding genes within it:
- a CDS encoding Beta-N-acetylhexosaminidase (COG:G~EggNog:ENOG503NWI4~CAZy:GH3~TransMembrane:1 (o660-681i)); its protein translation is MASNSNADSDLDPLWQNLDWAIGQTLIMGWDGTEVTPQIRSLIEDHHLGSIILTAKNLKSAQQTTRLVQELQTIAKNAGHPQPLLIALDQENGGVNSLFDEDYVCQFPSAMGIAATGRADLAYETTKATALEISACGVNLMLGPVLDVLNNARYQPLGVRATGDDPQEVSQYGLAALKGIRDAGIATCGKHFPSYGNLDFLGSNLDVPIITQTLEELSLSALVPFRNAIASGQLDGMFVGGCGISNPSMNVSHACLSDQVVDDLLRNELGFKGVAISECLEMEALSHDLGVQNGVVMAVEAGCDLVLLCRAYDVQLEAIKGLRLGYENGIVTKERIFTSLRRVLKLKAQCTSWAKALNPPGISLLSQLHPSHLTLSRKAYDDSIAVIRDKEKLLPLSNSMHPGEELLLLTPLVKPLPASSMTKNLLDAKNSYSSRPTNHDAWVHQREKGVIMSGEGVFREFGKNLARYRNEKLLHTSYTANGVRPVHENLINRASCIIIVTADANRNLYQAGFTKHVDMMCSMHRSRGNKKQLIVVAVSSPYDFAMDKSIGTYICTFDFTENAMSALVRVLVGEIDPPVGTMPGTLRKSKKVLKSRQHWLVEEYDRSRDAKGLSDLLRAVHRATAPDLEFLKTTTPASFELNIASIKEAHFVVRNSSTQALYGFAATYFTSGVGILGAIFVDPGKRGMSVGRSLHRRALKSLGQQRGIKKVQLGMPFPGVFLGIPSNLELSTVKDWFANSGWDTQFPRKLTNMVIKDLGNWLVPEGLLQTIQRASISFDLIHGLENADSVLHHVRTNANPEVLELYKYALGENKSCGIVRAKDPAGNLIGTVIICRQNSALITYVPPLSSHTDDVGGIIAPIVPLAPQSTLVLQGLALMGVRQCKSHKASRALVSWVVDDANEPLLAMGFEILQVFEEITNSPEVFE
- a CDS encoding Beta-N-acetylhexosaminidase (COG:G~EggNog:ENOG503NWI4~CAZy:GH3~TransMembrane:1 (o660-681i)), encoding MASNSNADSDLDPLWQNLDWAIGQTLIMGWDGTEVTPQIRSLIEDHHLGSIILTAKNLKSAQQTTRLVQELQTIAKNAGHPQPLLIALDQENGGVNSLFDEDYVCQFPSAMGIAATGRADLAYETTKATALEISACGVNLMLGPVLDVLNNARYQPLGVRATGDDPQEVSQYGLAALKGIRDAGIATCGKHFPSYGNLDFLGSNLDVPIITQTLEELSLSALVPFRNAIASGQLDGMFVGGCGISNPSMNVSHACLSDQVVDDLLRNELGFKGVAISECLEMEALSHDLGVQNGVVMAVEAGCDLVLLCRAYDVQLEAIKGLRLGYENGIVTKERIFTSLRRVLKLKAQCTSWAKALNPPGISLLSQLHPSHLTLSRKAYDDSIAVIRDKEKLLPLSNSMHPGEELLLLTPLVKPLPASSMTKNLLDAKNSYSSRPTNHDAWVHQREKGVIMSGEGVFREFGKNLARYRNEKLLHTSYTANGVRPVHENLINRASCIIIVTADANRNLYQAGFTKHVDMMCSMHRSRGNKKQLIVVAVSSPYDFAMDKSIGTYICTFDFTENAMSALVRVLVGEIDPPVGTMPGTLRKSKKVLKSRQHWLVEEYDRSRDAKGLSDLLRAVHRATAPDLEFLKTTTPASFELNIASIKEAHFVVRNSSTQALYGFAATYFTSGVGILGAIFVDPGKRGMSVGRSLHRRALKSLGQQRGIKKVQLGMPFPGVFLGIPSNLELSTVKDWFANSGWDTQFPRKLTNMVIKDLGNWLVPEGLLQTIQRASISFDLIHGLENADSVLHHVRTNANPEVLELYKYALGENKSCGIVRAKDPAGNLIGTVIICRQNSALITYVPPLSSHTDDVGGIIAPIVPLAPQSTLVLQGLALMGVRQCKSHKASRALVSWVVDDANEPLLAMGFEILQVFEEITNSPEVCQL
- the NAG2_2 gene encoding N-acetylglucosamine-6-phosphate deacetylase (EggNog:ENOG503NXV2~COG:G~MEROPS:MER0033184~CAZy:CE9), which produces MPIALSPTTQPRNGLTKFTNCRLVKGDRLVNEDLWVSSQTGKIIHSQATFYDDLNLPDATIDLGGRIVAPGMIECQLNGAFGFNFSTLLDDMSQYGKKVKEVNRLMIQTGVTSYIPTITSQRPELYQKALPFLGPSGSRRIADDGAESLGAHCEGPFLNPTKNGVHNVDVLIEAQDFSDIEACYGAENLRPQTPGGTIPIKMVTAAPERGQMMKLIPELASRGIIYSIGHSEATYEQASSAVGQGATMITHLFNAMRPLHHRNPGIFGVLGLAESLPRPYFGIISDGIHLHPTTIKIAFNAHPDGFILVTDAMHLVGLPDGAYPWTNGEQTCNIIKKGSTLLLEGSETIAGSSITLLECVNNFLQWSGTDIPQALKAVTATPAAMLGFQGVKGTLDADADADLVIFSEDTSNGCSQLVLDEVWKFGTRLYRSGKIAM
- a CDS encoding uncharacterized protein (EggNog:ENOG503NUVH~COG:E), with product MATFNSMPAMSASGAADTMTMNNGNGQPMAMEHFEQDLNFDEALLDGGALAPLPFTPAYDFDNFATTFEDPFAYSARAFEAPTNHDAVNEEASPQELDNKLLGFSEPIRNVTVVDDAGNISDTHLSAELYGMFFVAEDVFGGETTGRPLELTCYRRNLWQCSGLVTLPRAISHVVDEQGRQFPIFELSASITAVESIEGKPTEIISIPWKSANPQGGEEAKVASAPPHVPLDLTAAQEIDATRLSLPVAWKRLQFKHATANNGRRKGLQQHYVVQINLLGKTKTGEIIKIAEIQSGPVIVRGRSPRNFDSRRDVPLTGEKRLERKNTASSDNANLKMERENLQATMQRYQSMGGVSTPVEWTNPQPIPQPSPTAHPAKRMAVSPTVARPPVPAWSGDGNGHINGKTGQVGGQPHRGSVSRQSNTVPINLSLSEDEKSPNRSSAELQSPQMGKAAPVAGVNAGNSPADDPDPLYEYFPLTVDDWMPPVDAVYRPHVVHHTIVPPEIKAQQVQSKAKRYFAAD